TATCAAGATTTTCAACTGTAAAACTGCTATTTCTAAAAACTTCAGCCAACTTTTCCTTTTCGCTTTCATCAATACTTGAAATTACAAGATAATACACTTCATCTTTTACTATTTTCAGCTCTTCATAATAAGTTTTATCAAGCTCAGAAATGCCGTCAATAAAAGTTCCTTTTAACTTTATCGGCACTGTACCTAAAAATGTATTTACTTTTTTCAAGTTCTTTAGTTCTTTAGGATTTACATCTAGTCGTTCCCACAAATCAATTTCATCATAACGCATGTATTTTTTAGAAATTTCCGATTTTATTTGTGAATATTGTGTTCCAATTTTATTCAGTTCTGAAGAAACTTTTTTCCAGTCATAAGTCAATGCTTTTTTTGCCAATTCATCAAATGTATAATTTTCATTTCCATGAATAACATCTCTTAAACGTGTTTTTCTTTCATCATATTTTTTAATAAGAGAAATCGCATTGCTTAACTGATAAAGACGTTCATCAATGTGTGTCAGCTCTTCATTATTTACATATTTAGTAACACCTTCAACAGCATCTTTACTAAGTTCCCCATTTTCATCATGCAACTCAATATCTACAAAATTTACTTCTTTAAATTTTTGAAGTTTCTTTAATACTTTAGCTCTTTGTTCTGCGAAAACAACTAAATCAAATTTGCTCATTTTAACTATTGCCATTATTTCACAATCCTCTCTGCTAATAAATTAACAACTTCATCTATTTTCTTTTCGTCAATTTCAAGAATTTTGTTTACATTTTCTTCTTCACTGCTCAAAAGAGATTTTACTCTTTTTTCAGCATCATTCACTGACTCTTTTTTCAAATTTTCTACTTCAAGATTTGTCTCAGAAATTAGTTTATCGCCGTCATCTTTTATTTTCTGCTCAATATTTTTCAAAATATCTTTTGCCTTTTCATTTGCCTCAGCAATAATCTTATCCGATTCACTTTCAGCATCTTTTATTTTTTGTAAAACTTCTTTTGCCAAGATATAACCTCCTTCATAAATTATTTTTATTATTACTTATGTTTTATTTTTTTATAAATAATAACATAAAAACAACTTGACTGATTAGTCATTATATATACTATGTTATCAGTTTTTTTGGCTATTGTCAAGAATTTTTCCATTCCAGCTTTGAAGTATTTTTATAGTAAAATCAGCTTGAAATTGTTAATATAAATAAAAAAATATAACACTTGTTTTATGTTATATTTCTTGTTTTTATTTATTCAGATTTATATATTCAGGCGAGTTAGGAACATCAATCCCTTCTGCCCTTGCCGCCTCTTCCATACGTTTTGAGTCGTTATTGCCGATAAATTCGTCATCAAGCCTTGCAACCTCCTTTTTCAGTTCCAGAAGCTCTCTTTCCTTTTTAACCTTTTCCTTTCCTAAATCAGCAATATTATATGCAACGAAGGATCTTAGAAGCGCCACCATCGTTACAATCATAACATATATCATAACTGTCTTTATAGCCTTCTTATCTAGTCCCGCAGTTCTGGAAAGCTGTTTTCTCACTTCCTTAGGAGCTACTATTCTTTCTCTTCTTGCATCTTCTTGTGATCTTGCTGTATTTGTCATTTTTGGAACATCAAGGATTTCCATTTGCATTTTTTTGTTTTTTGAAACACCATTCATAACTGTTTATTCACTCCTTTCAAAAATTCTCAATTTTGCTGAATGTGCCCGATTGTTTTCTTCTAATTCTATTTTTTTAGCAATAATTGGTTTTTTTGTAATTATCTTTCCCAAACTTTTTTTGTTGCATACACAAATTGGTATATCTTTTGGACAAGTACACGGATCTTCATATTCACGAAATTTTTCCTTTACAATTCTATCTTCCAATGAATGAAAAGTAATTACTAGTAACCTACCATTTTTATTAAGTAGTTCTACTGCTTTATCCAATGTTTCGCTTAGCACTTCAAGCTCCTTATTTACATAAATTCTTATAGCTTGAAATGTTCTTTTGGCAGGATGCCGTTTCATACTTTTTCCTATTGATTTTATAACAATATCCGCAAGTTCTAATGTAGTTTCGATTGGCTTATTTTGTCTATATTCTACAATTTTTTTTGCAATTTTACGAGATTTTGGCTCTTCACCGTACTTATAAATAATATCTGCGATTTCCTTTTCAGAAAAATCATTAACAACTTCGTAAGCACTTATTTTTAGGCTGCTATCCATACGCATATCTAACCGTGCATCAAATCTGTATGAAAAACCTCTTTCGGCATTATCCAGTTGATTTGAGGAAACTCCTATGTCCATAAGTATCCGATCCACTTTTTCAAAGCCTGCAAGATAAACAGCTGTATCAATATTTCTAAAATTGTCCTGAAATATCTGCAGTTTGTGTCCATATTTTTCAAGTCTTTTTTTTGCAAACTCAATAGCTTCCGTATCCTGATCAATTGCAACAACTTTTGAATTTTCAGAAGAATTTTCTAAAATACCCTCTGTATGCCCACCGCCGCCAAGTGTACAGTCAACATAAACAGCGTCTTTTTTCGTTATTATATTATCAATCACTTCGTCAAACAGCACGGACTTATGGTATTCCATATTTTCTTCCTTTCTTAGAAATTTTTAAAATATACAAATCTAGAATTTATAAAGCTTTTTAAAACCAATTTTAGAATGCAAACTAATTTCATGCAAACTCCTAAATTCCTCATTTATTTTTGGCTTTATTTTTAAAATTATTTTAAAATAGCCGTATATTGTACTTAAATCAATAGTTTGTAATCTTGTTAATTATCAAATCATTTTATTTCTTTCATAATTACTGAAACATTTTAGCATACTTTTCTTATTTTTTCCATATAACTTTTTAAAATTTATACTTTTATTTACAAATTTATTTATAAACAATCTCATCAGCAATCTTTTCTGCTTCTTTTTTGCCCAAAAGTTCACTAATAATTTCAAAGGCAAAATCCAATGCAGTTCCTGCACTTCTGCTTGTTATAACATTGCCATCTGTAACAGCTCTGTCTTTTCCTAACACTGCCTTCCCTTTTACCAGTTCATTTTCACACGCTGGAAAACACACTGCATTTTTCCCTTCCAAAATTCCAAGGCTAGATAATACCGTAGGTGCCGCGCATATTGCCGCAATTTTTTTATTTTCATTGTCTTTTGAAAATTTTAACACATTATCTAACAGTGTCTG
This is a stretch of genomic DNA from Leptotrichia hofstadii. It encodes these proteins:
- a CDS encoding ATP synthase subunit G codes for the protein MAKEVLQKIKDAESESDKIIAEANEKAKDILKNIEQKIKDDGDKLISETNLEVENLKKESVNDAEKRVKSLLSSEEENVNKILEIDEKKIDEVVNLLAERIVK
- the rsmH gene encoding 16S rRNA (cytosine(1402)-N(4))-methyltransferase RsmH, whose product is MEYHKSVLFDEVIDNIITKKDAVYVDCTLGGGGHTEGILENSSENSKVVAIDQDTEAIEFAKKRLEKYGHKLQIFQDNFRNIDTAVYLAGFEKVDRILMDIGVSSNQLDNAERGFSYRFDARLDMRMDSSLKISAYEVVNDFSEKEIADIIYKYGEEPKSRKIAKKIVEYRQNKPIETTLELADIVIKSIGKSMKRHPAKRTFQAIRIYVNKELEVLSETLDKAVELLNKNGRLLVITFHSLEDRIVKEKFREYEDPCTCPKDIPICVCNKKSLGKIITKKPIIAKKIELEENNRAHSAKLRIFERSE
- a CDS encoding DJ-1 family glyoxalase III, which gives rise to MEKKKVAVFLANGFEEIEAVTPIDLLQRAGITVDTVSITKDNLVESARRMKILADKIIDEIDFSEYDMLILPGGPGVGNYFNSQTLLDNVLKFSKDNENKKIAAICAAPTVLSSLGILEGKNAVCFPACENELVKGKAVLGKDRAVTDGNVITSRSAGTALDFAFEIISELLGKKEAEKIADEIVYK